TCCCGAGCGGGACGGCAAGCGCCATCGCACCGAGCGTAACAAGGAGCGTGCCGGCGATCAGCGGGAAGATGCCGTATGCCGGAGACGCTCCCGTAGGGTTCCAGACGTCGCCGGCAAGGAAGTTTAAGACCCCGACCTGCTCGAAGATCGGGTAGCCGTTCCGGACCAGGAAGAAGAGGATGAAAAAGAGGGCAACGACGGCGAAGATGGCCGTGCAGAACCAGAGTGCCCGCATAGACTCCTCGCGAAGCTGCCGGGCCCTCTTCCAGAGACGGAAAAAGCCGTCCAGGACCGGCTCCCCGGGCACCTGCGCGGTCCCCGGCCGGGTATGAGCGACAGGGCGGTCGGATCCCATCTCTCCGGTGAGCGGCGTGCTTCCGCCCGGCAGAGGAGGCATGGTGCCTGCCCGGGCTCCAGCGTCTTCCTGGTGCGACCGTCCCCCGGGTGCTCTGCCGATCCGGGTCATATGCTTATTGCGTGAGTATACCGGACAGATAGGCGTTCCCGAAGGAGACTATATGAGTATATTTATCCACCATAAACTCCAGTAGCGTATATACTGCGCAGAATGCATATATCCTAACGGCACCAACACGTACCTATCCATGGAGATCAGAAAAGTTCAGATCACCGGGGGCTCGTCATACATCGTATCCCTGCCGAAACAGTGGATAAAGTCCGCGAACATCCAGAAGAACGACCCCGTAGGGCTGGTTGTGCAGCCCGACGGTTCGCTCCTGATCACCCCGAAGATCGGCGGGGAGTCGGTCCAGCGGATCAGGGTCTTCGAGGTCGGTGCCGCGACGGACCGCACCTACCTGCTTCGCCTCCTCGTCGGAGCGTACATCTCCGGGTTCACGGCCATCCGCCTTGAGTCGAAAGGAAGGCTGCCGCCGTTCGTCCTGCAACTGGTCCGGGAGTTCACGCAGATGGCCATCGGGCAGGAAGTGGTCGGCGAGACGGACTCCTCGATAACGATCAAGGATCTCCTCAACCCCGTGGAGATGCCGTTTGATAACACCATCAAACGGATGCATCTCCTGGCACGGAGCATGCAGCAGGACGCGATGGCCGCGATAAGGGGACACGATGCGGCTCTTGCCGGGGACATCATCGTGCGGGACACGGAAGTGGACCGGCTGCACTGGCTGGTTGCGCGGCAGGATAACCTCATCATGAGCGACGCCACGCTCTCGCGTCGGATGGGCATCCCGGTAAACCAGGCGGCGTACTACCTCCAGGTCAGCAGGATCATCGAGCGGATAGCCGACCACGCCACCCGGGTGGCGCATAACGCCCTCGCCCTGATCGACCGCGAGGTCGAGGCGGCGACGCTCGACCTCATGGACGAGGCGAGCGTGCTTGCCCTGCAGATCTTCTCGTGGAGCATGGAAGCGTTCCATACGGGAGACACCAGGAAGGCAAACGCGACGCTTCAGAAGGTGCGCGACCTTGAGGAGAAGACCCAGAAGATCGATACCCGGGTGCTCCGGTTCGAGGCGGTGACGGCGATCCCGATGAGGCAGGTCGCAGACAGTATCCGGCGGATCGGGGAATATTCCGGCGACATCTCCGAGAGCGTCATCAACTATACCGTCGGGCAGGAAGCCTGAGGTCTCTCCGGTCCCGGGAGATCCCTTTTTTCACAAAGAGAACAAACCAATTGATAAGCGCATCTCTCCTGCCGGCGATACCATGGGTACACTCATCCCGCTCGTCGTTCTCGTCATCGTCTTCCTCCTGATCGCGGTCCGCAAGATCGGGAACGTCAACTTCCGCATCTGGCAGGTGATGCTCCTCGGCGCGCTCGTGGTCCTCGCGACGGGATCGATCACGCCGCTTGATGCGCTCGCGTCCATCAACCTCGACGTGATGCTCTTCCTCTTCTTCATGTTCGTGATCGGGGAGGCGCTCGCGGCGAGCGGCTACCTTTACCACCTCTCCTTTCGCCTCTTTTCGCGGGCGGAGTCGGTCCGGCACCTGATCTTTCGCATCCTCGTCGGCGCAGGCGTCCTCTCGGCGCTCCTGATGAACGACACGCTCGCTGTCGTCGGCACCCCGCTGATGCTCTATTTCGGCCGGCGGCACGGCATCTCCCCAAAACTCCTGCTCCTGGCGCTTGCATTCGCCGTCACGACGGGAAGCGTCGCAAGCCCCATCGGGAACCCGCAGAACCTTCTCATCGCGCTCTCGGGCGGGATCGAGAACCCGTTCATCACGTTCCCGCTCTACCTCGCCGTCCCGACGGCGATCTCGCTTCTGCTCGCCTATGTCTTCCTCTGCCGGGCGTTTCCGGGCGAACTCCACCCGGCCCCGCTGGTCCACCGCAAGGAGGAGATCTGTGATCCTGCCCTCGCGGCGCTCGCGCGCCTCTCGCTCATCCTGCTTGTCTTCCTGATCGGGGCCAGGGTCGCCGCGGTCATGCTCGTCCCGGATCTCGATATCCGGCTGACCTGGATCGCGGTCATCGCGGCCATACCCGTCCTCGTCGGGAGCAGGCGGCGGTTCGAGATCCTCCGCCGGATCGACTGGCCGACACTGATCTTCTTCGCCGGGCTCTTCGTCCTTATGGCGAGCGTCTGGCAGTCCGGGTTCTTCCAGCCGCTCATCGAAGAGAGTTCGCTCGATCTCGCCGCCGTCCCGGTCATCGTCGTGATGGGCGTCGTCGTCTCCCAGTTCGTCTCGAACGTCCCCTTCGTCGCCCTCTCCCTCCCCGTCCTCTCGCACCTCGGGACGTCCACCGTCGGCATGATGGCGCTTGCGGCCGGCAGCACCATCGCCGGGAACATGCTGATCCTCGGGGCGGCAAGCAACGTCATCATCATCCAGTGCGCGGAGAGGGACGGCGAGACGCTGACGTTTGGCGAGTTCGCGCGGGTCGGCATCCCGCTCACCGTCGCCCAGACGGCGGTGTACGTAATCTTCCTCTCGCTCATCCCGGCATGATCAGGGCCGGCATGACTCCATCGACCCTGGAGCCGCCGCGAGGTCCAGGTAGATCGAGCCGAACCTGACCGACGCGATGGCCCCCGGGTCGAAGGGCGGCGCGAAGACCCCGAGCCGGCGCCCTCCGGGATGCAGTTCTTCGACGATGCCGAGGGCGACGACGAAGTTGTCGGGGTCGTTGAAGGAGACCAGCCTTCCGGCGACCCCGCGGGGGTACCTCATGTCGGGGACCCGGCCCTGGAGCCCGAGCCCCCGGAGCAGGATCTCCTGCGATCGCGCGTCGGCAAAATAGGATGCAAAACGCTCTTCGCGGTAGCGCCGCCGCCCGGTTGCGGTCCGGGCGACGGCCGCGGGGGATACGGGGATCCGGTGGACCGCAACCCCCGGGTGCCGGGCGAAGTTAGCGAGCAGCCGCTCCAGTTCCCGTCCGCGCTGGAGGGCGGCGATCCGGGTGGGGCGCAGAAGGTCGATCATCTGGAGCTGGAACTCAGTGCCCACCCCGCCGGTGACGAGCCCGGGCGAGTCGATGACGGTGGCGCCCGCCCCGAGTTCGGCAGCCTTTTCGACGAGGCGCTTTGCCCCCGTGAGCGTCTGGATGAAGTGGCCCCCGGGGGAGGTCGAGCCGACGAACCGGAGGCAGGGCTCCGTCGTGCCGGGGCAGAGGACCATCCCCTCGGTCGTCGGCGGACCAAGCCGGGACTGTCCGGTGTCGCAGTCGACATACGCCGTCTTCATGCGCGCTGCCGTCTCGTCAACGAGGTAGCGGCAGAGCGTCGTCTTCCCGCTGTCCGTGGATCCGACGACGTAGACGCGCTCCGGGGCATCCGCCCCGGAGAGCGCCGCGACGAGATCGTCCCAGCCCTCTCCGATGCTGATCAAGTCCGATAAGCCTCCTTGAGAGAACTGTTGCATTCCAAGGTTATAGTACTTGGCGCAATGCTCCTCTGCGGCCATACCTCCGGGGATTCCGGGGATCGGGAGAGGCTTTATCTGGAGTGCATCCCACCGGCAGAGCATGAATAAAACGACAGCACTCACCGGGCCGGTGCCTGCAGCCATAGGCAGGACGTTTCCCACCCTCATGGCCACGTCGATCACCGGCAGGGTCGTCACGCTTCCCGACGACGCGGGAGGCGACGTCTCGCTCATCGTCCTCGTCTTCCTGGAATCCGTCGGTCCGATGACGGATTCCTGGAGCGGTCCCTTCGCCGGGGCGTTCACCGAGAATCCCCGGGTGACGACCTATCTCGTTACGGTCGTCGGCGACAGCCTCATCGGCAGGTCCCTTGCCGACCGCATCAGCCAGGGGCTCGCGGGCGGCGTCCCTCCCGAGCAGCACGACCTGATGCTGACCATCCCGGGGGATATCGAGCGGTGCCGGCGGGCCTACGGGATCGACGACCCGTCGCTCGCCTACATCTACCTCCTGGACGGGCGCGGCATCATCCGCTGGATGGAGAAAGGGACCGCGACACCCGAGGGGCTCGGCACCCTGCTGAACACGGCCCGCACGATGCTCGAACCGCTCCTTGAATGACTCACGGCAACGCACGGCGGCGTGCCGGCAGGATGGCGGCGACGAAGGCGAGCAGGGGGCCGATCACGAGCCCCGCCCAGGTGACGAGGCCCAGAACGCCGAGCACCGCCATCGCAATCCGTTCCCCGGCTCCAACCGGTTTCCGGAAGGCCACCAGGAGCGCCCAGACCCCGAGAAGAACGGAGATGAACGCGAAGAGAAGGGTCAGGAGGAGAGCGGCTCCAGCGTCCGTTCCCACGGCCGCAATGGCCGTCTGCATCAGGGTCATGGCGCCGCTCCCGATGTAGAGGAGACCGGCAATCGCTCCGGAGAGCGCGAAGAGGGAGAGGGATCGGCGCCGCCGGAGCAGCAGGCCGGCGCCTATCACGAGGACGGCGATCATCGGTGCGAAGATCAGGAGGAGGGGCTGTCCCTCGTGGCGGTGAATGGCGACGACGTCGACCGGAACCCGGATCCATTCTCCGGCGGTGTAGGACTCGACGTAGCCGAGCGCGAGAGCGTAGTTTCCTCCCTCTCCGGAGGTGTAGACCGCGAGGGTGTAGTCGCCGGCCTCAGGCGCCGCAGTATCGATCCGGGCGAGTCTGTAGAGTTTCGACGGCGTGAACGGTTCGTATTCCGGCTCTTCTGGAAGACTTCCCGGCACCGTTATCGCGCCGGTGCCCTCCGGGACCCCGACGTATGGCGGGACCGTGCCCGAACTCTCGATACCCGGCCCCGCGAGCACCATACCGGGCACGAATCCCCCTGCACGCGGGACCTGGAGCGTTGCGTATATCCGCTCCCCTTCCTCCATCCGGAACCGGTAGTACCGGGCGGCGGGCCCCTCGGGCAGGGTGTCGTAGACCACCCACGACTTTGCAGGGTCTTCGATGACGAATGCCGAGCCCGGCGAGGAACCGTCCCGGGCAAAGAGGGGGACATGAGCGAGGGCGGGTGTCATGGCGAGAAGCACGGCAAGAAGAGCGGCGAGCATCAGGCGGGGTCCGGGGGCCATAGCCGTCCCATGCCCTCCCGGTCCATAATGGTTCCGCACCCGGGCAGGGCCGGACAGCCCGCGAAAAAGGGTCAGAGGTTTTTCAGGGCAACGATATCGGTCACGCCAGTGAGTTTCCAGATGTTTGAACGCTCCTCGGAGGCGATCGACTCGAGCGGCTCTTCGGGCTTGTGGCCGAGCGCCGCAAGGATGTTCTGCGAGAGGTTGTGCGCTTTTATCATATCCACGAACTTCTCTCTGATGATCTTCTTCTCGATCGCATCCTCGAGTTGCACCAGGTACCCCTGCATCGTCACG
This portion of the Methanoculleus oceani genome encodes:
- a CDS encoding SLC13 family permease yields the protein MGTLIPLVVLVIVFLLIAVRKIGNVNFRIWQVMLLGALVVLATGSITPLDALASINLDVMLFLFFMFVIGEALAASGYLYHLSFRLFSRAESVRHLIFRILVGAGVLSALLMNDTLAVVGTPLMLYFGRRHGISPKLLLLALAFAVTTGSVASPIGNPQNLLIALSGGIENPFITFPLYLAVPTAISLLLAYVFLCRAFPGELHPAPLVHRKEEICDPALAALARLSLILLVFLIGARVAAVMLVPDLDIRLTWIAVIAAIPVLVGSRRRFEILRRIDWPTLIFFAGLFVLMASVWQSGFFQPLIEESSLDLAAVPVIVVMGVVVSQFVSNVPFVALSLPVLSHLGTSTVGMMALAAGSTIAGNMLILGAASNVIIIQCAERDGETLTFGEFARVGIPLTVAQTAVYVIFLSLIPA
- a CDS encoding Clp1/GlmU family protein, with product MISIGEGWDDLVAALSGADAPERVYVVGSTDSGKTTLCRYLVDETAARMKTAYVDCDTGQSRLGPPTTEGMVLCPGTTEPCLRFVGSTSPGGHFIQTLTGAKRLVEKAAELGAGATVIDSPGLVTGGVGTEFQLQMIDLLRPTRIAALQRGRELERLLANFARHPGVAVHRIPVSPAAVARTATGRRRYREERFASYFADARSQEILLRGLGLQGRVPDMRYPRGVAGRLVSFNDPDNFVVALGIVEELHPGGRRLGVFAPPFDPGAIASVRFGSIYLDLAAAPGSMESCRP
- a CDS encoding mitochondrial ATPase complex subunit ATP10, whose amino-acid sequence is MNKTTALTGPVPAAIGRTFPTLMATSITGRVVTLPDDAGGDVSLIVLVFLESVGPMTDSWSGPFAGAFTENPRVTTYLVTVVGDSLIGRSLADRISQGLAGGVPPEQHDLMLTIPGDIERCRRAYGIDDPSLAYIYLLDGRGIIRWMEKGTATPEGLGTLLNTARTMLEPLLE
- a CDS encoding phosphate uptake regulator PhoU; this translates as MEIRKVQITGGSSYIVSLPKQWIKSANIQKNDPVGLVVQPDGSLLITPKIGGESVQRIRVFEVGAATDRTYLLRLLVGAYISGFTAIRLESKGRLPPFVLQLVREFTQMAIGQEVVGETDSSITIKDLLNPVEMPFDNTIKRMHLLARSMQQDAMAAIRGHDAALAGDIIVRDTEVDRLHWLVARQDNLIMSDATLSRRMGIPVNQAAYYLQVSRIIERIADHATRVAHNALALIDREVEAATLDLMDEASVLALQIFSWSMEAFHTGDTRKANATLQKVRDLEEKTQKIDTRVLRFEAVTAIPMRQVADSIRRIGEYSGDISESVINYTVGQEA